GAAGAGATAGATCATgttataacttttattttaaaatcatttttcatgtgatttgcatttctgtttATTAACTTTTTTGTATTCATGATAGAACTTTTCAATGAAATCACTTATTTGACCATAGATAAGGTGATCAATGTTTGTATCCTTAGCTTATGACCAGCAGCAGAAAGAGGCTACAAAGGCAGAAATCCAGAagatttcagaagaaaaacatcaaatTACGGCAGACCTGAACTCCATGGAAAAGTGTTACTCTCACCTCTTCAAACTACTCGAAAAACAGAAGGAGGTTTTAAAAGGATATCAAAAGGTGTGACTAACATAAAATATAGTAAATGTCGTTTTTCATTAGTAGAAAGCTTATTCCCTGCTTGGGAAGTAGAGAAGTCACATTAATAGAGCTGGGAAGGACATAACCATCTCCTAGTGGCCCCTGGAGTCACTTGCTGAAGAACTCAGGCAGTTCTTGGAGGCTGGCAGCAACTCCTCTGAAAGACAAAGCTGGTAGTAGAACAACCTGTACCtacagagatttttctttttgccttttatgTCTTATGTGTACTTCTCTCTTGATAGACTGAGGTCAAAAGTCTGTGGCTTCAGAAGTCTTGCTCCCCTCGCCCCCAAACTTGGAGATGAGCACTCCCTAGTCAATGCtctttgcttttttcctcttcccatgGAGTTACAGGAATGTCTTTAGGCAAATGTCCTTCACTCGGTATAAATCGGTCCATTAATTTTCTGTTACTTACAGAATGAAGGAGCATTGAAGAAATGTGTTGAAGATTGTCTAGTAAGAATTGAAAAGGAAGAACGGCGGTACCAAGCATTAAAGGCtcatgcaaaagaaaaattaaacatgtAAGTGTTGGTCACTGGGGATGAGGGGGAAGAAGATAGAGTTTGAGGAGGCCTCTGAGCAGCTCACCTGGTTTGAGGCGCATGGAAGAGAGCCTGGAACCTGCAAGACCCTTTTGGAATTAAACTTTTCTTTATCTCCAATAGAGCAAATGAAGAAATTGCCCAGATTCGGAGCAAAGCAAAAGCTGAGACTCTAACTTTACAAGCAAATTTACGAAGGGAACAAATGAGAGTCCAGTCACTAAAGAAAAGCCTGGAACAAAAAGCTTTCTCTCAGAAATCACCTGCCCTGCAAAAATCAGGTGCTTGTGAAGAGTTGAAGTACTGGCATTGAGAGTTCTCTCCCTGGAGAGCTGAGAGGCAGGCTGGATGATGGAGCTTCCTTAGGAGTGGATGGGACTGGGTGGGAGGTGTGCAGGGTCTGGAGAGGACAGAGACGGTTTGACTTCTGTCCCTGTGTCTAGAAGAGAGCCTGCCACACAGTAAGCATCCAGTAAATGCATATTGAATTGAAGAGGGGGGTTGTTGGCTGGAGCTTGGGAAAGGTCTTTAACCCAGTTCAGCAAGCACTTGTTAAGCATCCATTTAGGCTTGGTCTCCTGTGCTAAGAGTTTAGGATATAGAAACCCCAACTGAAAAATCTTTCTTGTCCTCGAAATTACTCTTTTTGCCTATTTAGGCAGAAATCCTTCTTATACTGATACTGGTAGGGATCCCTTGCTTTCTGAttagatcagaggtaggaagaaaGCCTTGACCAGGGAAACTGAACCAAGTATCACAAATTCAAGATATAGCGGGGAGTAAGAGGAGAGTCCTTGAGCATCTGAAGGGCGGTCTGGGAGCAGGGAATGAGATTAATTTTGTCTGGCCTGTGTTGGGGTGGAGAATTTAGGGAGCAGTTAAGGAGTAGCAGCAATAGGCAGATTTTAGGCTTAATGAAAGGGAAAGGTTTCTCaccacacaaaaagaaaatagactgTCCATCCCTGGAGATAGGTGAGAGAAGACTGGCTGGCTACATATTAGGTTATGAGGAAAGCACAGAAAGGTACTGATGTAATAAGATGATAATATTACAGCTGACCTTGGGAGTTTAGTTTCATCCTCGGTCTTTGATGAGATTTAGTTTTGAGAACAATGTGGGTCCCATTTCTTACAAATGATTTCTACCCAATTTGCTATAATTGAAGAATTTGTGGTTGAAATCTTTTTTTGGATGGTATTATATGACTAGTACTCAGGTGGAAGGACTCTTGTTATACTATGCTGTCATTTTATCCAAATCATAAAACACAGTAAGTACTGCTTTAATCCTAAttcacttcccccccccctttctttataAGCTAAAGAATAGCATAAATTGGTCAAAATCTGTGATGATTTGATTGCATGGATGGAAAAGATCTGACTTGGGAATTCTGAATTGCTCCACTCTTTGTTCACTCTAACCACTCCTTGTTTCAATGTTCTCAGGTATGTGGACGGAACATTAGTAGTGACTACTCTTACTTCACTCTTACTTTCTCAACCtcgatttttttcttaatttagttAATGAAACTGTTTTTTAAAGGTGCTTGAATTAAAGTTAAAATGAGAAATTGGGGTTTTCTAACTTCAGCAATCTACAGGGCTTTCCACAAAGTGCTAAATCTCATAGGGGTTTGCAATCTTTCTAAATAACGTTCTATTCCTTGGTTGAACTAGAATAGATTTCATTCAGATCTTTCAAAAATAGTCCCAGTGGAGATATTTAGAGGGTAATTAGGAGAATAGtaattatttctcattcttttttaaaaaaaaatcatatcatgtttttttcaattgtttaaaatcatttttattttcttttatttttaaatcaccaTCATTTCTGAAATGTCCCTCTTTCCCCCTAACATACGAACCTTTTCTTGTTCAAAAGAAAGTTTTTCCCAAGAGGATCGGGGAGAACgatcattatttaaaaaacagatttCTATTTTTCAGCCCCCTCTGGAGTCAACTTTGATCGTTTCAATGTAATAACTTTCAACTGGTCTACTTGCCTCCAGTGTGACTCCTTTCTATTCCCTGATTAATCTTACATACCATTGTGAGATGAATCTTATTAACGTAGGCCTGGTTTTCTTCTCCTGTTCACACTTTCAGTGGTCTGTTGTCTGCAGGGATATGATATAAGTTCTTTACTGGTATTTTAGGCTCTACAATTTGGCTCCAAAATACTTTTTCGGCTGTCTTCTTCCCTTTAATGTACTGTGTATTCCAGCCAATCTATACTACCGTCTTCCTTGAATGTGCTCTGTATTTTTCTGACTGCTTTTAGTTTAAGCAAACTATTCTTTATTTCATCTTGTTCTTCCCCATCTCTCTGCACCTATGATCCTGCTATTTCTTGGTCCTGTGACAAGACCATGAGACATTCTGGGCTCACTGAGGAAAAGTAACCAGAAAAGACATATTTGCAGGTCTGCCTCAGACCTTGGCAAGGACTGGTCTAATCTTGCAGCCCTGTAAATCAGTCAGAGGACACCTAGTTTAAGCTCCAGACAAGGGGACTCCCTCAATTACCCCCAGAACGTCCTGAGATCTACCTATCATAAACCTTGGGCTGTGTCTCCTGGACAAATGGCATTCATGTATACATTCTGGCAGACCCTAAAAACCTCTGTAGTTCAAAAGAAGTCTTTATAGTTTGTGATAAGAGACCAAAGAGAACTCTGTAGATTAGCCATTTGGCTGTGTTTATTCCCTAATAGCCCTGAAGAATTGTATATTTTCCCTTTGATTATTGAGTTCAAAATCCTTATAAATATTGGACTCAGACTCAAATAAATCAGAACTGTGCACCACTGCACTTTCTCTCTGGGCCCCATTCTCCTTACTCACTTGGGCCAAAACCTATGCATCTCGCTACtccttgttctctctctgtctcagggTATCTCTACTGGCTCAGAGGTGTTGTAACTTGATCCCTATCAACTGGcctgctctctctctcactctccttgCTGTCAGCCTCCTCCACCGTAAGTTCGGTCCAACCCCTATCAGTCCTGGAATGTCCTCCTTGGAGGGCAATGAGAGATGCAATATTTTCAGGAAGGGCAATTAGTGAGGGAAAGGACCTAGAGTTAGAACAGACCCTCTGACCAGCTGAGCCACGGAACTCTAATAACCACAGTgcttatttcattaattaatattttagggGGAGAATAAGGCCTTTTAGAAGatccttcagaaaaaaaaagatgagaagggaagTGTGGGCAAAATCTGTAAAAGAATGGCCAAGCCATAAGGAAGAGCAGTCCTTTAAAAAGAGTTTCCATCCATCTTTGAGGCATTCATTGGTGGTTGGCTGCCTTCTGTTTTCTGTTGCTTAGCACTTGGTATGTGCATGCTTGGATGGGGGCTCCAATGGGTACATTTAGCCAGCCACACAAAGCTATAGGGCTTACCCATCTCAGGCCAAATAAGGCTCTTCCCCACAGAGCAACTATCACCCTATCACCCACAGTATTCTTCCTCTGGACAAACCCAGAACATAGGCTATGGTACTCAGTTGGCTCCCCAAGGATATGGTTCAGCCTATAGCCAGTCCTCAACCTTCTTCTGGTCAGCAATCATCCTATCCTGACTCTCGCCAGCAGCCAGCCCACAGCCCATAGCAACTCTTCAGGTAGTTGTGATAGCAGCCCCTAGTGCAGGAGCTATGGGCAGCCCTATGAACCCTCTCAAGGATGTGGCCAGAAGAACCAATATAGCATCAGCAGGGGCAGTGTAAGGGATGATGGAGGTGGCCCAGGTAGGTACGAACAAGATTGTGAGTGGTGAAactggtagtggtggtggtggctaCAGTAACCAGGGCCAGTGTGGAAGTGGTAGCAACAGCAGTCATGGGGAAGGCTACCAGGTATGGaataatactgggtattgataAGGCAGATTTATAGATAAGTAATGGGATAGAAAGAGAGGAGGTAGCAGTAGTGGGTACGAGTTTACAAGTTGTAGAGGTGGCCATGGAGACATAAGTGTCATGATAGTAGTGACTATGGTGGCTTTACTAAAATTCAGAGGGCCCCAGGACCAAGGATCAAGGCTGACTGAAGAGAATAATTTGGTAATATCATCTTTATCCGAGGCTTGGATGAGAGTGTTATCACTGAGTCTATAGCAAATTACTTCAAGCAAGTGGTATTATAAAGACCACTAAGAAGACAGGGCAACCTATGATCAACTTGTATGCAGGCAGGGAGACAGGAGAGCTGAAAGGAGAGGCTATAGTATTATTTGATGGTCACCCCCTTTGCCAAGGCAGCCATTGATTGGTATGATGACAAAGAATTTTCTTGAAATTTCATTTAAGTCTCCTTTACCACGTGAGCAGATTTCAGCTTTGGATGTGGTGGTAGTAGAGGTGGCAGTTGAGGAAGATTTTGAAGTAGAGAAAGTGGTAGTAGAAGGAAGTAGGGAGCTGGAAATTGAAAGTGTCCCAATTCCACCTGTGAAAACATGAATTTTTCTTGGAGCAACAGGCATAAACAATGTAAGGCACCTAAACCTGATGGAATTGGAGGGGAGCCTGGAGGCTCTCATATGGGGAGTAATTTTGGAGAGGCTCACAGAGGTAGCAGAGGTGGTTATGACTGTGGAATAGCTACCAAAATAGAGGTGGGGACAAGGGGATTCCAAGTAGGTGGTGGAGGGGACAGAAGTGCCCTGGCAAGATGGACTGAAGGAATAAACACAGAGAAGGCAGATGCAAGAGACCACATTGGCTGGCTCTGGCATCTCTGGACCATCTTTCCTTCCAGACCCTTCCATAGATCCCTTTATTTTGTCCCTTCCTGCCCAGTTTCCCTATCTTTGTTTTATGTCAGACTTTATAATTGTAACcatgctgtgtattggttataaggcagaagagcatcaagggctagTCCAGCCAAAATTACACCTTCAAGCTACCTGTGAGCCCCACCCCTTCCCCCATTGCCCCagagaatggagggaagaagTACTCTCATTggtctgctggacagaggggtggggcatgcaaaaaatgtctttaGGCTTAGTGGAGGGGGGGATGGAGCAGTTCTCTCTGTGCCTCCAGGGCATGCAGGCCACATCTTCCCCAACAGGGAAGGGGGTTAAGGttatgggggttaagtaacttgccaagggttACACTCCTAGGAAGTGtttgtttgaggccatatttgaagttaTGACCTttcacctctaggcctggctctcaattcactgagctacctagctgccccttattgtttgagtttaaaaaaaattttttaaagggttcccaaaaatgaatattttaatcaGAGCAGTTGAGGTTGGGCAGGGAGAATTCTAAAATCTTAGTTGGAAGGAGGGAATGTTCttatcttaaataataaaaaataaaacttaaaaataaaggatTGGGGGAGGGGTTGAGGTAGTAGGAGATAGGGATCATTTTAGGTAAGCAAAACAAACAAGAAGAGAAATGTGCTAATTTAAAAGGAGAGTAAAATCAATCTAATGGAAAGCAATTATAATCCTATACATGCCTGAATTAAATCCTATAATAAAAGAGAATAGGATTGATAAGACActagtaaatattttttacactagtaaacatttatttagtgtttactatgtacAGAATACTGAACTAGGGGAGTTAAGAAGAGCAAATGAAGCAGTAACAGCCCTTCTGGTATTCATACCTTAGTAGAGTACTAAACATTCACAGGTGATTGtaatataaatatcatctcaagTGAGAGTGTGTGCCTAGAACAATGTAGATGCACATGGTAGTATGGTAGATGGCACAtactaagcactaaataaatacttgttctccCATCCCTTATAAATGATACTTGCAAGTAATACAAGAAAGGTTTAAACAACTGGTATTTGAGAtgtaaaaggaggaagaattgTTATTGATGGGAatggggggaaaagaaatgagaaaaactaGTCTTTAAGCTAAGTCTAAAAGGAAGGTTCATATTTCAAACAGAGTCTTGGAAGGGCATTTTATGCAAAATATTAGCCAAGATAGGGAAGGACACATGGATGGGGGACAGTGAGTACTCCAATTTGGCATTCTTGAGTAAAATAGAATGAGATTAGGCTCAGAACTctcccataaaatgaaaatggatagcAAAGTGTATGAAAAAatagaatcctaccatatgttgtttacaagaaacacatttgaaacaggtagacacagagtaaaggtaagaggttgGAGCCAagtctattgggcttcaactaaGGCAATGAaggtaggagtagcaatcatgatatcagacagtgctaaagcaaaaatagatgtgattaaaagagataaggaaggtaattacatcttgattaaaggcagtatagacaatgaaaaaatatcagtactcaacatatatgcaccaaatggtatagcaaccatatttttaaaggaaaaactaaaggatcttaagaaaatagatagtaaaattatactagttggGGACCTTAACCTttccctatctgaactagataaatctaaccaaaaaataaataagaaagaaataaagaagtgaatcaatttttagaaaagttagttAATAGACATCTGGAGGAAATTGAAtagtgataaaaaggaatatacctggggacagctgggtagctcagtggattgagagccagtcctagagacgggaggtcctaggttcaaatctggcctcagccacttcctagctgtgtgaccctgggcaagtcacttgacccccattgcctagcccttaccactcttctgccttggagccaatacacagtattgactccaagatggaaggtaagggtttaaaaaaaaaaaagaatataccttcttttcagcagcacatggtacatctacaaagattgaccatttactagggcataaaaacatcataatcaaatgcagaaaagcagaaataataaatgcaactttttcagatcatattgcaataaaaattataatcaataaggattCATGGAgtggcaaattaaaaattaattagaaactaaataatctagttCTACATAATGGgcaagtcaaagaacaaatcatagaaataatcactgaTTTCTTTGAAAAGAATGACAACATATCTAAATTTATAGgctacagccaaagcagtactcaaggaaaatgcatatccctgagtgcttatatcaacaaactagagagggaggagataaatgaattgggtAAGCAAttaaagaaactagaaaaagaacaaattaaaaatccccagttaaaaGCTgtattagaaatcctaaaaatcaaaagagaaattgataaaactgaaagtaaaagaactattaaacttataaataagactaggagctggttataacaacaaataaaatagacaaaatatttgttaatttgatttaaaaatagaaagaagagaaccaaattaccagtatcaaaaatgaaaacattaatttcatcaataatgaagatgaaattaagcaattattaggagctattttgtccaattacatGACAGTAAATCTGACAATctatgtgaaatggatgaatatttacaaaaatataaatttcctgtATTAAtaatagaggaaatagaatacttaagtaattccacctcaggaaaagaaattgaacaagtgatcaatgaactccccaggaaaaaatccccaggaccagatgggttcacaagtgaattctatcaaacatttaaagaacaactaatcccaatagtatacaaataatttgataaaataagcaaagaagtttcaccaaattcttttttttgacacaaatatagtactgatatCCTAATCCAGGAAGAccaagaatagagaaagaaaattatagaccaaactccttaatgaacatagatgcaaaactcttacataaaatactagcaaagagactacagcaatatataacaggaatcattcac
Above is a genomic segment from Monodelphis domestica isolate mMonDom1 chromosome X, mMonDom1.pri, whole genome shotgun sequence containing:
- the LOC103100602 gene encoding transforming acidic coiled-coil-containing protein 3-like; translation: MTAKDLPDPVDAIMNVLKYSQKDMDVAVEKVKQEVKEKELQIQELEDKYKKCHVKYLEMGKIVEEYEEIITQLIAYDQQQKEATKAEIQKISEEKHQITADLNSMEKCYSHLFKLLEKQKEVLKGYQKNEGALKKCVEDCLVRIEKEERRYQALKAHAKEKLNIANEEIAQIRSKAKAETLTLQANLRREQMRVQSLKKSLEQKAFSQKSPALQKSGACEELKYWH